The Panicum hallii strain FIL2 chromosome 5, PHallii_v3.1, whole genome shotgun sequence genome contains the following window.
TTCTCGGCCTTGATTATGGAAATGTCCTGTGCTTCTTCAGTGATCTGAGTCTGCAACCTATTGGTCCCATGCGCATCAGATTCAGAAACTTCCTACTGGGTATATTGAACTACGTCGCCACCAACCATAATTCTCCTTTAGTTAAATTGCAAATTTTGCAGCGTGATGTGCTGTGCATTCTCTGAAGTGGTAGTATTTTTTTACGTGGGCTCATACTAATAAAGATTATATTCGTGAGCCATCAGAGTTTTTCTTTCTTTTAACCATGCATGTAGATTAATCTCGTTCTGGCCGTTGAACACCTAAATTTATCGCCTGTTCTGCTGTTCTTATGTACAGTAATTTATTAATTTGTTCAACGCTTCACGCTACCTTGTTCTTAATAAATACATTAATGAACTAACGATCCATTGGTGATTTATATTACTAGCATCTTCTGTTGCTTTCGTACGGGTTTCGCGTGGCCCTCGCTGAGCGAAGCCCGGATAACTAACGCAAAATAAAGATGACCCAAGTATCTAACCGTGGGCGACGGGTCGAGCTGGTTCCCTGTTCCAGCTGAATTATTGCTTGGTCTTGTCAAACTCGGATGGCACCGTGCGTCGACGAAATGTTGGTCACCTACCTTCCGGCTCCGGGGCAGTCGGTCTCTTTTTTCCGCCTCGCGGATCTGTGACCTTGAGGAAAGTAGCGGCTAAAAGGATGCGATTGACTGGTTCGTGAAAGGTTAAAAATGCAGGGTATGTTTTGCCCCGTTTATTCGTCGAGGGCATTTCGCGACGTCGCCTTTGGTTGAGACTTGAATGAAAGAAGACGAACGAAGACATATTTCCGGGCCGGGATTTCTTCGCTGTTGGGCCTTGTTATAAACTCAATTGGCCCAGCTAAGGTCTGGCCCACGGGAGCAGGCCTGAGGTACGGGCCACGTGGCCCATTTATTTGCTCCCTCCATTTTAAGCTATAGATCGTTTTAacttttttaaattttttattttaaaatataggttgttttagtttttctaaatttatagaTTTTGCTTATATATCTAAACATACATATTATATCTAGATACGTAGAAAATATAATGAATCTAAAAATCTCAAAATGATCTACATTTTAAAACGGAATGAGTAACCGAAATTTCAACCCAAGCGAGGAGCAACGAACAAATGATCAAAGAAGCTATGTTGCTTGTTTGTTCCTTCTCAGGCGGCTTTCATCAGCAGAAAATAGACAGCATCGTCAGCTGACGAGCAGTTAATCCTCAGGTTTCTCACAGCACAGGCAGTGCCGGTTGCTTTCGTTCCAGCGTGCGCAAGTAAAGCGGCAGAATTCCAAACTAGTGGTGCCAGATCATCCAACGAATGATATTAGTTTTGTTCACATTGCTACTGGATGTTATCAGAAGGTTCCACACATCAAGCGGTATCCTATTTTAGCTATGCATTCAAATAAATGTGAGGATATATGTTTTTCACTTTTACGGCATTCAGCGAATCCGACTTGGATAAGTCAGGAACCTGCTTGCCTCGTTGTAAGTTACAGTAGCAGTTGCATGCTACTAAGCCTACTAGGTCATGCAAATGTATTCCAAGAAATATGATATTCGCCGAACGTCCAATCATAAGATATCTTGAAAGTGAATCGTATTCCACGATGAAATGTGATATATGGAAAAGGTGGAGTCTTCAGGTATTTCGATTGATTATAGATGACTCAAACATCAAATAGCTTGGATTTGCATCGTTGATTATCCTTGGGACGCACACCTTATATTTATCAAAACAAAAAAAGATGTGATGGCTGCAGCCTTTTGGTCTAGGTGCTCCCTCCCTCGTGCCACTATACTAAGAAACATAATATAGAGCCAATAGCATCACATATTTAGGACAGAAGGAAACCCAGAAAAGCTTTGGAATTTTGTAGCACAAACAGCGCTCCTTGATTTTTTTTTGGCTCCAGGTAAACATTTATTGTTCAGCACTTGAGTACCGCCAGTAACAATTTATTTGTTGACCGTAACTTATTGAATGGGCCATGCAGATTCAATTCCTatagaattttattttttttatggaACTCTCTAGAACAAAGGATTGAACTGTACCTATTTCTTTGAAATTTGGAATGAGTTATTTCATGGAAACATAGGAGGAAAATAATCACCAGGTGCAGCCTCctgttttctttcctttttattTTAGGATTCCTGTGTTTTAGATCCCTGTATGAGTTCAATTGCATGTAAATTGCTGCCCAGCACCATCAAATACAAGTGGCCGACAAGTTGCATGGTTTTTCTAAAAAGTTGTCGGTTGTTGCGATGGGATCTTTTGGCTGCTAGGGCGTGAGGTGTTGACCAAGCGCGCACTTACGAAAAGCTTGCACTTTGTACTAGCCAAGCACCCAATTATTGCTTGGTCCTTCCCAATCTTCCCCCACTTCTCTGCATTTCTAGCACACGAAACACAGACCACAGATGGATCGCAGAGTGCAGTAGGAGCACATAGGTCAATGGAGGTGGTGAGCGCTTCTCATGGCGTGTTGGGTCCGCTACTGGGGAAGCTCACCTCCCTGCTCGCCGACGAGTGTGCCCGCCTCGAAGGTGTCCGCCGTGAGATCCGGTCACTCAGATCTGAGCTGATCAGCATGCATGCTGCAGTCCAGAAGTATGCCAAGCTGCAAGATCCTGATGTCCAAGTGAAGGCATGGATATCGCTGGTGAGGGAGCTGGCCTATGACACCGAGGATGTCGTTGACAAGTTCGTCCACCACCTTGGCAACGGCTGCCACAACGGTGGCTTCAAGGAGTTCTTCCGGAAGACTGCTCGCCGACTCAAGACTCTTGGGTCTCGCCGCGGGATAGCCAACCAAATTGACGAGCTGAAGGCTCGTGTCAAGGAGGTGAAAGAGCTCAAGAGCAGTTACAAGCTGGATGATATTGCTGGTAGCACCTttgagcattccgctgtggatCCCCGGTTGTCTGCGCTTTTTGTCGAGGAAGAACACCTTGTGGGCATTGACGGTCCAAGAGAAGATCTTGTCAATTGGATGGTGGAAGAGAAAGATAGCTCGACCAAGAATCTCAAGGTGTTGTCTATTGTTGGGTTCGGAGGGCTGGGAAAGACGACGTTGGCCAAAGAGGTCTGTCGCAAGATCCAAGGGCATTTTCATTGTCAGGCTTTCGTCTCAATCTCTCAAAAGCCGAATGTGAAGAACATTATGAAGGATCTGATCTACCAAGTGCCATGCAAGAAAGAATTTAAAGAAGATATTGACACTTGGGATGATAAGAAATTTATTGCGAAGCTAAGGGAACTGCTACAAGATAAGAGGTAATTTCATTCAACGAACTATCTAGGTTTTAGGATCATTCCTTAATACTGGACAGACTATATTTATTTGAGGTAAACAGACCAACTATATTGCAGTGGGAAAGAATCAAATGGTAAAAGAAAATAGCACGTGTAAAAATGTGTCACTAGATGGTGTGCCACTTTCATTCTTAGCATGAAACAACAAAACAATAATTCTTTCATTCTTCAACTCGAACCACTATATATGGTTGTGCCACTTTTGAAAGCAACAAATTGAAACTCCCCATACTGACTAGCCTTAGCATGATTTTGATGTCATTCTGTTCCTACTTAAACTCTTTTCATAATTGGTTAACAATATTTACTTATATCAATTAGGTACCTCATCGTTATTGATGATATATGGTCTGTATCAGCATGGGGCACTATTAAATGTGCTTTCCCGGAGAATAACCTTTCTAGCAGAATTATAGCCACCACACGAATTGTTGATGTAGCAAGATCATGTTGTCCGCGTGGTGATATTGACCGCATCTATGAAATGGAAGCCCTAAGTGATCTTCACTCCAAAAGATTGTTTTTCAAAAGAATATTTGGTTCCGAGGACTGCTGCCCTGATGTGCTAAAACAGGTTTCAAATAAAATATTGAAGAAATGTGGAGGCCTACCATTGGCGATTATCAGTATATCCAGTTTATTGGCAAACCGACCAGTGGTACAAGACGAGTGGGAGAGGGTCAGAAGGTCTATTGGTTCTGCACTGGACAAAAACCGAAGCTTAGAGGGAATGAATAGCATACTATCCCTTAGCTACAATGATCTTCCACCTAATCTTAAGACCTGTTTGTTATACTTAAGCATATTTCCGGAGGACACTGTCATTGAAAGGGAGATGTTAGTGAGGCGATGGATAGCAGAAGGCTTTATCTGTGAAGAGCGTGGACAGAGCAAACAAGAGGTTGCCGAGAACCATTTCTATGAGCTAATCAACAGAAGCATGTTCCAACCAGTGGAAATTGGCTACGATGGAAAGGCTCATGGTTGTCAAGTCCACGACATGATGCTTGAGCTCATCATTTCAAAA
Protein-coding sequences here:
- the LOC112892325 gene encoding disease resistance protein RPM1-like — translated: MEVVSASHGVLGPLLGKLTSLLADECARLEGVRREIRSLRSELISMHAAVQKYAKLQDPDVQVKAWISLVRELAYDTEDVVDKFVHHLGNGCHNGGFKEFFRKTARRLKTLGSRRGIANQIDELKARVKEVKELKSSYKLDDIAGSTFEHSAVDPRLSALFVEEEHLVGIDGPREDLVNWMVEEKDSSTKNLKVLSIVGFGGLGKTTLAKEVCRKIQGHFHCQAFVSISQKPNVKNIMKDLIYQVPCKKEFKEDIDTWDDKKFIAKLRELLQDKRYLIVIDDIWSVSAWGTIKCAFPENNLSSRIIATTRIVDVARSCCPRGDIDRIYEMEALSDLHSKRLFFKRIFGSEDCCPDVLKQVSNKILKKCGGLPLAIISISSLLANRPVVQDEWERVRRSIGSALDKNRSLEGMNSILSLSYNDLPPNLKTCLLYLSIFPEDTVIEREMLVRRWIAEGFICEERGQSKQEVAENHFYELINRSMFQPVEIGYDGKAHGCQVHDMMLELIISKSVEDNFIAFMGHGQNDLANRHGLIRRLSVHYIDQEQASVLANEDLSHVRSLTVITSACIKHLPSLAEFEALRVLDFQGCQNVQEYDMNGIDKLFQLKYLSFSRTNMRELPSGIVRLYGLETLDLRDTCIEELPPEIVQLIKLQHLLASVGAAGGVKIPNRIGNMRNLRVISGFNVIESSLGAVEELGNLTALYELYIHLDGGGSQEYKRHEEMLLSSLCKLGGCKLQSLSIRAANSIPLQFLYSWSPLPSSLKSFRMFTHYYFPKMPKWIAPKLTRLACLHINLVEITEEDLRILGEMRALLSLLLACNGAQNERIVFRGHAFPCLKEFHLFIDNFGTRPTYVKFEEGAMPKLEKLHVPFFVSVAKAYYGFSLGINHLPCLKHADVILDNIHATSSESKAAVAAIRTEANAHSNHPRVLIYGKGREGSYTDEEEG